A segment of the Anabrus simplex isolate iqAnaSimp1 chromosome 11, ASM4041472v1, whole genome shotgun sequence genome:
acaataatgaggccaactagtgcgtagctccaacagttgaagggtgttccttgagataacggggccgctatcggtgaatgagggttgcccaaatattggatatcgacctgatggagattaaatatttttactgtaattctccatgcgtgttgagttttgaTGACTTcgacatgttattttattttacggacttaattgttttgtcgttctgacgtccgtttcgttttgatagtgtgcatattgacactcagtgtattagcgtgagacttgagttgcgaatgcggtttcgattcgtcagccagtaatattattttattttcaatctttgtcgtactttcattttattcgtagttgaattcgattaagtaatcattttataggtagtgtgttgggacagacaataagtagacggatctgtaaaggtagtcattgtttttttttaagaattccttaaagttgtaatattttttcaatgtggactggtaatttcattaagcgtaacataaccatttctaacctgaaaatcggtttggtaataatacttttcaagtgatttaccacttttaattaacttcagtgtttggcatttcttctaaatgcgtgatgaataagtgtttcctgcatttcgcagttttgttcctttagaacgacgtaacgtaagatcctcgcggatcatgttgttgttggttccttccgaacagctgtttgcgtgatgcacatttagcatcgggattaccttatcacttaagggtgtcatgaatgacaaatacatggtggaattttatttcaattgtgaatgatactgttaacttgtagtgaacaccacgctttcccataatatttcgcaacctatccaaagcaactgatagtcaatttggttcgattaagggtccattcggcgggtgttccgtatcctaaagggtattcgactggtggataacattaattgagaggaaatcaggctttctacttgttgaaagtcagattttccacggatcgtgtggattaattctcagttctcgtttggagtaataggtgcccggttttcaggtctttcctttttcagtttttcagtttcgctgtccactaatgtactaatttctccgaagcaactcttcgatattgtgagaaatcaatcaacgctatgcaatgtgactgcgtttgaaacattcaataataaataattaataattttatttctctcaaggatttatattaaaataacaatgctgtcgtgtcatttcgattttaataaaagttagtaagcacatatttgctcctcatttcaagtaccacttgttaccgagttttgtggatttgcagaggtgaaagaaggtgcgggggtgaacaggtctcaaaatacgaaattaaagttaagataaaatttaacaaggttatattttctcatcaagatcaagaaataacaagaataacagcaACAcggttgaatatcaacaatttaagattgtacaattacagtttttacagaatttgggcttcgagccccggactcccaattcttgagcaattagtccAACTTTACCAACATACAAGATtgtacaaaggggcagaaaacccaaatcatgccctggagcacttgctctcaaCTACACAGTaacgcctcctcgaggcacgcagaaacaaattttaagaaagaggaacccgctcttaagttcaagcctatcaaaggccacaccaaactccactttcaagttgacctccaaacacaaataacacaggggtaaaaatacccaacctactgaggcctattcagtaaagaaagaGGTCAaatacatggcctctaaaataccaacttgagaggaggcgatcttgcagtcctactacactttatttaaaacctacttggcactaggcctctaatgcaagggctaatcccatactaaagaggtgacttatagaaggaggcaatttacattacattagaaggggagAAACGGttttgaaaataagttcacctcaaagcaatacgagtgggagctcgagagggttaagcactctctatcccaatttgtagtttaaaaagatagaattgattccaagtgtctttacattttaggggaaagttacatggtaaaaaggcttcggacctgccccgagagttaaactgctgagctagcaagaaaagtagttattaaacggccattacctggtggttgaactgctgctcgaagaaagaggcgcttcccgccccctgctacgtactttacacactgatagatgttactgaagtggcgcggagaaccgaaaatcagcagtttatataccctcgtggaaagttcgaggcgtttcaggaatgagaacaccctcccacaagaattttattggttaacaacgaaaacccctacactagatgaagaagaaacacattattggtggaaaattaattacagaaattccttattggtcgaattcaaaactggcggaaagaaagggttaatattgccaacttaaacaataactgaaagaaatttaacaaagaacaaacttatgaattcaaaatttctccaaaaacacagttctttcacttcgcactagggtgcataattgtagtccttctgaaccccatcgtttggttaagatcgtgaccgaatttattcccgcaacgacccaagatttaagagttctatattgttctactgtagcagccgtggccgaccaacgatggaatggtaagttcaagggttcaatataatgGTGTTCAATGACAGAAAGATCAGATATTATTGTCTCTTTCTACTTTACTCTTAAACCTGAAAGAAATAACGTTTAATTTTTAACAATTTGATATcagtatgatgtgtgtgctgcataATTACACGTAACTGTCATCGATGTCAGATTCTTCATGGTTCGATTGACGGTGAACAGCTCTGACTGTGCGGTCACTTCCCACACAGCGTGAATCACTTACCACAGAAGAAGTCACTATTACtctctaaatcatctgaaaattcaaggataacGGAATCATTTGGCCTTGAACATGGCCCCGGCACATGCAACAACGGACTAATGAGAAGATGTACAATTACGGTTCGGGAAGTACAGCGAGCACATGATATGCCAAGgaaacgaaataaactctaaactgaACTGATACAAAAGCCACAAGCCAAccaaaaacagatccacgcaataacaacttcggACAACCAAAATATAAACAGATTTCATTTGTGgaattaaaaatatttcttagGGCTGGAGGGTAACCTGTTCAATAAGATGCAAATTCAACGCTTCAAGTTTGTTGAACGATCATCTGTTACACTTTAACAGCAAGACAAATGTCAAAAATATATTAATAGGTCAGAGctgatgtatcggcgccgtgagcgttctcgccataacctctcgcgcccaGTGCACGAGGGTTAAAGTGGCCATCGTTCGCTCGTCGGTGTGTGAAATCGAAAGAGAACCTCCCTAAGAGATTTCCGCACGCCTAACGGGACACGCGAAGGTTGGGGAACTATCTGAGGAAGGCGAGTATAATTGTCAACACATATGCCACGTAACTGTGTAGTCGAGACGTTGAGAGGAAAACGTGGAACATCCAGTTGATATCCTCCAGAGTTTTGTTCACGTTCATCCCACCTGTTTAATATATGAATATTTTAAAGTGTGAATGGGCACGCTTAACTTCTTTCTTTTACTCATTCTTtcgtatttctttctttatttctttctttgttgcTTCGGAGTGTCCCGCTTTATCCTTCAGgcatatttatttctctgttgtGAAGACATTCCTCTCTTGTGACCGTCTGCTTGGGTGAATGGTCGGTTTAGAGggcccggcagggtcagggatattaatgttaaatggttaattcccttatttggggctgtccccaacatccgagCATGTCACACACAAGAGCCTAGGCTAGTTACTGTCACACAAAACCTGACTGGTAACAGTTTGCTCACATGTTTGGTTTCAGGGTGTACAGAAAGAAACAGGGTGCTGCTGACCAACATGGAACCGACTTCGAGATTAGGATGTGTGCCCTGGTCTTCTTACGAGCTGTGCGGTCCTACAAGAGCTTCACTATGACATCGAACGACCCACGTGCAGGTGACTTTGATGATATAGTGTTCTCCTACGGGAGTCCTTACAGTAAACAAAATATTCTGGTGCAgctaaaaactaaaaaaaaagaaCCTATAACTTTTAGTCAtccgaaaaagaaaaagaaaaagaaaaagaaaaagaaaaagaaaaaggaaaaggaaaagaagtCATTGGGGGATTATTTTCAAAGTCTGAAAGAATCAAAAACGGCACCGTACGTTGAGAATTGTACATATGTTTTCTTTACAAATGCAGATGTGGACGTAGAGCTCAGAGTAGCAAATGCTGGTTCTCCTACAGAGAAGTTGTTGCATACGACATGGAGGCGAAATGATGTATGTCAGGTCGATCTTAAAAATGACTTCTGTAAAGACTCTAAGGATGAAAGTGGAGCTGAAGATTTTGTGAAGaggtttttaatatttaaaaatcaatgtGGTCCAAAAGGTCTGGATGAACTTATAAAGCAGGAACTGATCAAAATTTGCAATGGCTTTGTATCTGAGTGTCACAGCATTAAGAACAACTTCGTTGAGAAAATAAAAGCCTGGTGGGAAGCAGAGGAAAAGGCAGTACTTGACGGAAACTGGGAAGAATGGACTAAGCTGAAAGGGGAACTTCTTGGTCAGAACACACTCCTGCGACAGGTACAATTTCGCGAGGATGTTCTCTCACACCTCGAAAGTAGGGTGCTGGATTCTGAATATGGTATAATACTCTTGAAATCTGAGAAGAATGAAGCCCAAATAGCGTGTTCAAAAGTGTATCAGACGTGTATCAGAAAGGAGCACCTTCGAGTGCTTTTCACTGATATTTCTGAACCTGAAGAGAGTCTGAAAATGCTGTTCACTCTCTGCTTAGACGACGTATGTGACGTTCTGGTCATTACTGATGTTACCAACCGTAGTCAAAATTTAGGAGAGATTATCACAAACTTCAAAGGTAAACTAAAGAAAAAAGTTGTTGTCGTCTCTAGCAGAGAGCCTGACAAATTAGGGCTCTCGGAGGCACATGAATTTCCTCCAGAGTTTATCAA
Coding sequences within it:
- the LOC137502684 gene encoding uncharacterized protein; the protein is MPVKEVAKKILAFEDGMKDLQARLDSAVSAANPPNVLQALGGEFQAFKKPASEDICKLQGELGRRNGTSAEVISQGNRPIIIKFLRYHDRDRVWRTKRPLKGSGLMLTESLTNLHRSRETSPILVIMSHSPQDEEPGTSAAPLPAGVYRKKQGAADQHGTDFEIRMCALVFLRAVRSYKSFTMTSNDPRAGDFDDIVFSYGSPYSKQNILVQLKTKKKEPITFSHPKKKKKKKKKKKKKKEKEKKSLGDYFQSLKESKTAPYVENCTYVFFTNADVDVELRVANAGSPTEKLLHTTWRRNDVCQVDLKNDFCKDSKDESGAEDFVKRFLIFKNQCGPKGLDELIKQELIKICNGFVSECHSIKNNFVEKIKAWWEAEEKAVLDGNWEEWTKLKGELLGQNTLLRQVQFREDVLSHLESRVLDSEYGIILLKSEKNEAQIACSKVYQTCIRKEHLRVLFTDISEPEESLKMLFTLCLDDVCDVLVITDVTNRSQNLGEIITNFKGKLKKKVVVVSSREPDKLGLSEAHEFPPEFIKSNFNQLDHKSQDILRNLQVDFHGKRIALGSMQADNVLEGGLLQDVLTSLQIQICIHTACT